A part of Pararhizobium sp. A13 genomic DNA contains:
- the argS gene encoding arginine--tRNA ligase — protein MNLFTDFESRIKNVLETIDIVREKRSEIDFGRVSVESPRDVSHGDVATNAAMVLAKPLGTNPRALADQIVAKLKEDPEVADVSVAGPGFINVKLSVAYWQSLLAIMIADGTGFGKSAVGAGRKVNVEYVSANPTGPMHVGHCRGAVVGDTLANLLEFAGYEVTKEYYINDAGSQIDTLARSAFLRYREALGEKIGDIPAGLYPGDYLVPVGQALADEFGSSLRIMPEDKWMPLVKDRTIDAMMVMIREDLAALNVHHDVFFSERTLHANGAGPIRNAINDLTFKGHVYKGALPPPKGQVPEDWEDREQTLFRSTEVGDDIDRPLIKSDGSYTYFAADVAYFKDKFDRGFNEMIYVLGADHGGYVKRLEALARAVSGGTSKLTVLLCQLVKLYRDGEPVKMSKRSGDFVTLRDVVEEVGRDSVRFMMIYRKSSEPLDFDFAKVTEQSKDNPVFYVQYAHARCMSVFRQAAEAFPGTDFETLDLAGAVAGNITDSNELQLVAKLAEYPRVIEAAALSQEPHRIAFYLYDLASAFHGHWNKGKESPELRFVNDKNRELTIARLGLVRAVASVLKSGLSITGTAAPDEMR, from the coding sequence ATGAACCTTTTCACAGACTTCGAATCAAGAATTAAAAACGTTCTGGAAACGATTGATATCGTGCGTGAAAAGAGATCTGAGATCGATTTCGGACGTGTCAGCGTGGAATCTCCGCGTGACGTCAGCCACGGCGATGTCGCAACCAACGCCGCCATGGTACTGGCCAAGCCGCTGGGCACCAATCCCCGCGCGCTCGCCGACCAGATCGTCGCGAAACTGAAAGAGGACCCGGAAGTCGCGGACGTCTCGGTGGCCGGTCCCGGGTTCATCAACGTCAAGCTTTCGGTCGCCTATTGGCAGAGCCTGCTGGCGATCATGATCGCCGATGGTACCGGTTTCGGCAAGAGCGCCGTCGGCGCCGGGCGTAAGGTCAATGTCGAATATGTCTCGGCTAACCCGACCGGCCCGATGCATGTCGGTCACTGCCGCGGCGCCGTCGTCGGCGACACGCTCGCAAACCTGCTGGAGTTCGCCGGTTACGAGGTGACCAAGGAATATTACATCAACGATGCCGGCTCGCAGATCGACACGCTTGCCCGGTCCGCCTTCCTGCGTTACCGCGAGGCGCTGGGTGAAAAGATCGGCGATATCCCGGCGGGTCTCTATCCGGGCGATTATCTTGTTCCGGTCGGCCAGGCGCTGGCGGATGAATTCGGCTCCAGCCTCAGGATCATGCCGGAAGACAAGTGGATGCCGCTCGTCAAGGACCGGACGATCGATGCGATGATGGTGATGATCCGTGAGGATCTTGCCGCCCTCAACGTTCATCACGATGTCTTCTTCTCCGAGCGGACACTGCATGCCAACGGCGCCGGTCCGATCCGCAACGCCATCAACGACCTGACCTTCAAAGGCCATGTCTACAAGGGCGCGCTGCCGCCGCCGAAGGGGCAAGTGCCGGAAGACTGGGAAGATCGCGAGCAGACCTTGTTCCGCTCGACCGAGGTCGGTGACGACATCGACCGGCCGCTGATCAAGTCCGACGGCTCCTATACTTACTTCGCCGCCGACGTTGCCTATTTCAAGGACAAGTTCGATCGCGGCTTCAACGAGATGATCTATGTGCTCGGCGCCGATCACGGCGGCTACGTCAAGCGGCTCGAGGCGCTGGCGCGCGCGGTCTCGGGCGGCACCTCGAAGCTGACGGTGCTGCTCTGCCAGCTCGTCAAGCTCTATCGCGACGGCGAGCCGGTCAAGATGTCCAAGCGTTCGGGCGATTTCGTCACGCTTCGGGATGTCGTGGAAGAGGTTGGGCGGGATTCCGTGCGGTTCATGATGATCTATCGCAAGAGTTCCGAACCACTCGACTTCGACTTTGCCAAGGTGACAGAACAGTCGAAGGATAATCCGGTCTTTTACGTGCAGTATGCGCATGCACGCTGCATGTCGGTCTTCCGGCAGGCGGCCGAAGCCTTTCCGGGCACTGATTTCGAAACCCTCGATCTGGCCGGAGCTGTCGCAGGAAATATCACTGATTCGAATGAGCTCCAGCTCGTTGCCAAGCTCGCAGAATATCCGCGTGTCATCGAGGCAGCGGCACTGTCTCAGGAGCCTCACAGGATCGCGTTTTACCTCTACGATCTTGCCAGCGCCTTCCACGGACACTGGAATAAAGGTAAAGAATCTCCGGAATTACGTTTTGTTAACGATAAGAACAGAGAATTGACCATTGCCAGACTTGGGCTGGTGCGTGCCGTTGCCTCCGTTTTGAAGTCGGGCCTGTCCATTACAGGTACCGCTGCCCCGGACGAGATGCGATAG
- a CDS encoding SPOR domain-containing protein, with translation MADKQLARSGTAEFDALSDDDPLAELARIVGYDNRPAVQQLQELERHREAVRLEPVLDLEDELLREFDVYDAPQGGSSMHAPEPVSAEDHVAFAPLPEESDFAPAAFVEPEFVAYEAEEILPEVSADVTALAVEIAPPAAEEPIPAEPAAEVVSVDEEPVVDFWSPQSEPVSAEVENVWSVDSDSDPAFDGADLERELELSIGYDEYAAVAPTIETASAQTQHFEPELGALAGAKAEEPVEEVAPSPAFDEPVALDPVGDVHTGADQALVVPEPTSEKQYDLPERQPEPAPPLKSGDIVISAADAHGIDALLTDIERFPVPAKAAVKLATSADAARKINYPFTPTFSRATPVASNGGVLSQKAFATPLPAASVPVAAAVTETAYQPAETPVEPAVTEAAPALKAPVDQEPDFDLDSFELDLSGIDLDIDPSEFEIAAREAAFAPAAAIAEEPVSIAAAPVAPVDEVPQDDEPAREEPESILPFDPSMIAETEENLTAIADLNVPQLPAVEQERPVVHQPDYDLDIDAEMAQLFGTPSRGGAGANRGADDELGFGSVPHSIPQTRTAAAGAPVEDDFDEFEKAMEEDFRLSLSQRQEADPSSDRLAVGSGYTANSDFDEEGSGSGKRRLILLAAAVTGLAIFGGVGVYAFIGGNGSVLSGGEPKIILADKSPVKIVPVEKGGKTVPNQDKAVYDRVAGAQDSTPEQGTLVSSTEEPVDVVQRTLTPENLPLEGAGEELPGVAPVDEDGSERLLPDGQTAENAAAEDSSPAVSPRKVRTMIVKPDGTLVAREEPVTQPESEIAANETPASQGDPQIKMVKTTAVTPQVETGSTPKSLPAADQAAADQAAAPEQKSALAEAADTTVEETAPVRSVKTTAVANTNPVPQTRPVEEQAKVVDTFKAEPTQQAQPAVEAKPVETASVAPGTYVIQIASLPSEAEAQKSYKTLSGKFGSVIGGKGVDIKKAEIAGKGTYFRVRIPAGSKQEANALCARYKSAGGSCLVTK, from the coding sequence ATGGCAGACAAACAATTGGCACGAAGCGGGACTGCGGAATTCGACGCTTTGTCGGATGACGATCCTTTGGCAGAGCTGGCCCGCATTGTCGGCTATGACAATCGGCCCGCAGTTCAGCAGCTGCAGGAGCTCGAAAGACATCGCGAAGCGGTCCGCCTTGAGCCTGTGCTCGATCTGGAGGACGAGCTGCTACGCGAGTTCGACGTCTATGATGCGCCGCAAGGTGGATCGTCGATGCATGCACCTGAGCCGGTCAGTGCCGAGGATCATGTTGCTTTCGCGCCGCTTCCCGAAGAGAGCGATTTCGCTCCAGCCGCATTCGTTGAGCCAGAGTTCGTCGCTTACGAGGCGGAAGAGATTCTTCCGGAGGTTTCGGCTGACGTTACCGCGCTTGCCGTGGAAATCGCGCCGCCCGCTGCAGAAGAGCCCATTCCTGCAGAACCCGCGGCTGAGGTCGTCAGCGTAGACGAAGAACCGGTTGTCGATTTCTGGTCACCCCAGTCTGAGCCGGTTTCGGCGGAAGTCGAAAACGTTTGGTCAGTTGATTCTGACAGCGACCCCGCATTCGACGGTGCAGATCTTGAGCGTGAACTCGAACTGTCCATCGGCTACGACGAGTATGCCGCCGTAGCGCCTACAATTGAAACGGCTTCGGCGCAAACGCAGCATTTCGAGCCTGAGTTGGGTGCTCTTGCCGGCGCCAAGGCAGAAGAGCCAGTCGAGGAAGTCGCCCCTTCGCCTGCATTTGACGAGCCCGTCGCCCTTGATCCCGTTGGGGATGTCCACACCGGCGCCGACCAAGCCTTAGTGGTGCCGGAGCCGACGAGCGAGAAGCAGTACGATCTGCCCGAAAGGCAGCCAGAGCCGGCACCGCCATTGAAGTCGGGTGACATCGTGATTTCCGCGGCGGACGCGCATGGCATTGACGCCTTGCTCACAGATATCGAACGGTTTCCTGTTCCCGCCAAAGCTGCCGTTAAGCTGGCGACCTCGGCGGATGCCGCGCGAAAAATCAATTATCCCTTCACGCCGACATTCAGCCGGGCTACGCCGGTCGCCTCGAACGGCGGAGTCCTGTCGCAGAAGGCCTTTGCGACCCCGCTTCCGGCGGCGTCTGTGCCGGTGGCAGCAGCTGTCACCGAAACCGCGTATCAGCCAGCCGAAACGCCCGTCGAGCCGGCGGTGACCGAAGCAGCTCCGGCTCTGAAGGCGCCTGTCGATCAGGAACCGGATTTCGATCTCGACTCGTTCGAACTCGATCTTTCCGGTATCGATCTCGATATCGACCCCTCGGAATTCGAGATTGCGGCTCGGGAGGCCGCGTTCGCTCCGGCTGCTGCGATTGCAGAGGAGCCCGTCAGCATTGCTGCAGCCCCAGTGGCACCCGTCGACGAAGTCCCGCAAGACGACGAGCCTGCGCGCGAAGAGCCCGAAAGCATTCTTCCCTTCGATCCCTCGATGATTGCCGAGACGGAAGAAAACCTGACGGCGATCGCCGATCTGAACGTGCCACAATTGCCGGCAGTCGAGCAGGAGCGTCCGGTCGTCCATCAGCCGGATTACGACCTCGATATCGACGCTGAAATGGCGCAGTTGTTCGGAACGCCGAGCCGCGGTGGCGCTGGCGCGAACAGAGGCGCTGACGACGAGCTCGGTTTCGGTTCCGTGCCGCATTCGATTCCACAGACCCGGACTGCCGCCGCTGGCGCGCCTGTCGAGGATGATTTCGACGAGTTCGAAAAAGCTATGGAAGAGGATTTCCGGCTGTCGCTGAGCCAGCGGCAGGAAGCCGACCCATCCTCGGATCGCCTGGCTGTCGGCTCCGGCTACACGGCCAATAGCGACTTTGACGAAGAGGGCAGCGGTTCCGGCAAGCGTCGGTTGATCCTGCTTGCCGCGGCAGTTACCGGTCTGGCGATCTTCGGAGGCGTCGGCGTCTACGCGTTCATCGGTGGCAACGGTTCCGTGCTGTCCGGCGGAGAGCCGAAAATCATTCTGGCGGACAAATCGCCTGTGAAGATCGTGCCGGTCGAAAAGGGCGGCAAGACCGTCCCCAATCAGGACAAGGCCGTCTATGATCGTGTTGCCGGTGCGCAGGACAGTACGCCGGAGCAGGGCACGCTGGTTTCCTCGACCGAGGAGCCGGTCGATGTGGTTCAGCGGACGCTGACGCCGGAGAACCTGCCGCTCGAAGGTGCCGGCGAAGAGCTTCCGGGCGTAGCGCCGGTAGACGAGGACGGCAGCGAACGCCTGCTGCCGGATGGCCAAACGGCCGAGAACGCCGCTGCCGAAGACAGCTCGCCTGCCGTATCGCCGCGCAAGGTTCGCACGATGATCGTCAAGCCGGATGGTACGCTGGTTGCTCGCGAAGAGCCGGTTACCCAGCCTGAATCGGAGATCGCTGCGAACGAAACGCCCGCAAGCCAGGGCGACCCGCAGATCAAGATGGTCAAGACGACCGCGGTGACACCGCAGGTGGAGACGGGTTCTACGCCGAAGTCCCTGCCAGCTGCCGATCAAGCTGCCGCCGATCAAGCTGCTGCACCGGAGCAGAAGAGTGCGCTTGCAGAAGCCGCCGACACGACCGTTGAGGAAACGGCGCCGGTCCGCTCCGTCAAGACGACGGCGGTTGCTAACACCAATCCGGTTCCGCAGACGCGTCCGGTCGAAGAGCAGGCGAAGGTCGTTGACACCTTCAAGGCCGAGCCGACCCAGCAGGCTCAGCCGGCAGTCGAAGCCAAGCCGGTTGAAACGGCCTCCGTCGCACCCGGAACCTATGTGATCCAGATCGCGTCGCTGCCGTCGGAAGCCGAAGCGCAGAAGTCCTACAAGACGCTTTCCGGCAAGTTCGGCAGCGTCATCGGCGGCAAGGGCGTCGATATCAAGAAGGCCGAGATCGCCGGCAAGGGGACCTATTTCCGGGTGCGCATTCCCGCCGGGTCCAAGCAAGAGGCGAATGCCCTGTGCGCGCGCTACAAGAGCGCTGGCGGCAGTTGCCTTGTGACGAAATAA
- the nagZ gene encoding beta-N-acetylhexosaminidase, with the protein MTESKAFISGCKGLTITPEEKAFFAGERPWGFILFGRNIGEPEQISDLTASLRDSIGNPDAPVLIDQEGGRVQRIRPPIVPQYPNGAAIGEIYRRDRQKGLRAAWLMSRLHAFDLMRFGITVDCLPVLDVPIEGSNDVIGNRAYDYDPQAVAEIGAAAAAGLKAGGMLPVMKHMPGHGRAFVDSHHKLPVVDVAFDELAKSDFLPFTAMKNELMAMSAHIVFTAIDPENPATTSAKVVHDVIRGHIGFDGLLMSDDVSMNALAGDIDARARGIVAAGLDLVLHCHGIMDEMLQVARVVPVISGETLRRAKAVEAGFAKPDASDETALRDEFNGMLAIA; encoded by the coding sequence ATGACCGAATCAAAAGCATTCATTTCAGGCTGCAAGGGCCTGACGATCACGCCCGAGGAAAAAGCCTTCTTTGCAGGCGAGCGCCCGTGGGGCTTCATCCTTTTCGGACGCAATATCGGCGAGCCCGAGCAGATTTCTGATCTCACCGCGTCGTTGCGCGACAGCATTGGCAATCCCGACGCACCGGTACTGATCGACCAGGAAGGTGGCCGCGTCCAGCGCATCCGTCCGCCGATCGTTCCGCAATATCCGAACGGTGCCGCGATCGGTGAGATTTACCGTCGCGACCGCCAGAAGGGCCTTCGCGCCGCGTGGCTGATGTCGCGGCTGCATGCCTTCGACCTGATGCGCTTTGGCATCACGGTCGATTGCCTGCCGGTGCTGGACGTGCCGATCGAAGGCAGCAACGACGTGATCGGCAACCGCGCCTACGACTATGATCCGCAGGCCGTGGCCGAAATTGGCGCGGCAGCGGCGGCGGGCCTTAAGGCAGGCGGCATGCTGCCGGTGATGAAGCATATGCCGGGGCATGGCCGGGCTTTCGTCGATTCCCACCACAAGCTGCCGGTCGTTGATGTGGCGTTCGACGAACTGGCCAAAAGCGATTTCCTGCCCTTCACCGCCATGAAGAACGAACTGATGGCGATGTCGGCGCATATCGTTTTCACGGCGATCGATCCGGAGAATCCCGCGACGACCTCCGCCAAAGTGGTGCACGATGTCATCCGCGGCCATATCGGCTTCGATGGACTGTTGATGTCGGACGACGTTTCGATGAATGCGCTCGCAGGCGATATTGACGCGCGGGCGCGTGGCATTGTGGCCGCTGGCCTCGATCTGGTGTTGCATTGCCACGGCATTATGGATGAAATGCTGCAGGTGGCGCGTGTCGTGCCGGTAATCTCCGGTGAGACGCTCAGGCGCGCGAAGGCGGTGGAAGCCGGGTTCGCAAAGCCGGACGCATCGGATGAAACCGCGTTGCGGGATGAGTTCAACGGCATGCTGGCCATCGCGTAA
- a CDS encoding ScpA family protein: MDPLWQDDASDRGLHEEELVVDIAGFEGPLDLLLHLARNQRVDLSRISVLALAEQYIAFIERARSIRLELAADYLVMAAWLAFLKSRLLIPQQTKDEGPSGEEMATALAFRLKRLEAMREAATRLINRNRLGRDVFARGAPEHIPVEKKSAFEASLYDLLSAYASLRQREAVMQVTIEKRQVWSLADARLVLARLIGDMVDWTALDHFLLRYMTSPKERATAIASSFAASLEMVREGRLEIRQDGAFSPIYLRQGPNKLTAEALADMEAGRD; this comes from the coding sequence ATGGACCCGCTGTGGCAGGACGATGCATCGGATCGTGGCCTGCACGAGGAAGAGCTCGTCGTCGATATCGCCGGCTTCGAAGGCCCGCTCGACCTTCTGCTGCATCTGGCGCGCAACCAGCGTGTCGATCTATCCCGCATTTCGGTGCTGGCGCTTGCCGAGCAATATATCGCTTTCATCGAGCGCGCCCGTAGCATCCGGCTTGAACTCGCCGCCGACTATCTTGTCATGGCAGCTTGGCTTGCCTTCCTCAAATCGCGCCTGCTCATTCCGCAGCAGACGAAGGACGAGGGGCCATCGGGCGAGGAGATGGCCACGGCTCTGGCTTTCCGCCTCAAACGCCTGGAAGCGATGCGCGAAGCGGCGACCCGCCTGATCAACCGCAACAGGCTTGGGCGCGACGTGTTCGCACGTGGCGCGCCGGAACATATTCCCGTCGAAAAGAAATCCGCCTTCGAGGCATCGCTCTATGATCTGCTGAGTGCCTACGCGTCGCTGCGCCAGCGTGAGGCGGTGATGCAGGTAACAATCGAGAAGCGGCAGGTCTGGTCGCTCGCCGATGCCCGCCTTGTCCTCGCCCGGCTGATCGGGGATATGGTCGACTGGACGGCACTCGACCACTTTCTGCTGCGTTACATGACGAGCCCGAAGGAGAGGGCGACGGCTATTGCCAGTTCCTTTGCTGCATCGCTCGAAATGGTGCGGGAAGGCCGGCTTGAAATTCGTCAGGATGGCGCGTTCTCGCCGATCTACTTGCGCCAGGGGCCGAACAAGCTGACGGCCGAGGCGCTGGCCGACATGGAGGCGGGGCGTGATTGA
- the scpB gene encoding SMC-Scp complex subunit ScpB yields MIEEQDETTSTEILLDPRIELEAERIAEALVFASAQPVSESYIAQRLPRGANVPRIMMRLKSIYAERGVNLVQVADHWAFRTAADLSFVVQTDENEVRKLSRAALEVLAIIAYHQPVTRAEIEDIRGVQTSKGTLDVLMEAGWIRFRGRRRTPGRPVTFGTTRDFLDHFGLEELRDLPGLEELKGAGLLSGRIPSGFQIPVPLGDDGLGEDEDPITQLDLEELGLLAPSGGDGE; encoded by the coding sequence GTGATCGAAGAGCAGGACGAAACGACCAGCACGGAAATCCTGCTTGATCCGCGCATCGAACTGGAAGCGGAACGCATCGCCGAAGCGCTTGTCTTTGCGTCCGCCCAGCCGGTGTCGGAGAGCTACATCGCGCAGCGCCTGCCGCGGGGCGCAAATGTGCCGCGCATCATGATGCGGTTGAAGTCCATCTATGCCGAGCGCGGCGTCAATCTCGTACAGGTGGCCGATCACTGGGCGTTCCGTACGGCAGCCGACCTCTCTTTCGTCGTCCAGACAGATGAAAACGAGGTGCGAAAACTGTCACGGGCGGCACTCGAAGTGCTGGCGATCATCGCCTACCACCAACCGGTGACCCGGGCAGAGATCGAGGATATCCGCGGCGTGCAGACGTCGAAGGGGACGTTGGACGTGCTGATGGAAGCGGGCTGGATCCGGTTCCGTGGCCGCCGCCGCACCCCTGGCCGTCCCGTGACCTTCGGCACAACCCGGGATTTTCTCGACCATTTCGGCCTTGAGGAACTGCGCGACCTGCCCGGTCTCGAAGAATTGAAGGGCGCGGGCCTTCTCTCCGGCCGCATCCCCTCGGGCTTCCAGATTCCGGTTCCGCTTGGCGATGATGGACTTGGCGAAGACGAGGATCCAATCACGCAGCTTGATCTTGAAGAGCTCGGCCTCTTGGCGCCGAGCGGCGGGGACGGGGAATAA
- a CDS encoding twin-arginine translocase TatA/TatE family subunit, whose product MGSFSIWHWLIVLVVVLLLFGRGKIPELMGDVAKGIKSFKKGMTEDETAADKGVDAKTVEHKSDEVR is encoded by the coding sequence ATGGGTTCCTTTAGTATCTGGCATTGGCTGATCGTTCTGGTCGTTGTTCTGCTGTTGTTCGGTCGCGGCAAGATCCCGGAACTGATGGGCGACGTTGCCAAGGGCATCAAGAGCTTCAAGAAGGGCATGACCGAGGATGAGACGGCCGCCGACAAGGGCGTCGATGCCAAGACGGTCGAACATAAATCCGACGAAGTCCGCTGA
- the tatB gene encoding Sec-independent protein translocase protein TatB: MLDVGWTELVVIAIVLIIVVGPKDLPPMLRTFGKMMTKMRGMASDFRQQFDEALKEADLDDVRKTLSDAQKLNPAHSLREAMNPLRQMGNDIKADLQKATTVETKPVEPAVAPAEVPAEAVIPQEQPKAEPVAAAGGASTAKQMDRAAAIAAPVEEPRAKRASKPKAAAVGAAVAAPAKTTAKKVKGDVATAVKPESATAAPKKTKKKGDA, translated from the coding sequence ATGCTTGATGTCGGCTGGACCGAGCTCGTCGTTATCGCCATCGTTCTGATCATCGTGGTGGGCCCGAAGGACCTGCCGCCGATGCTGCGCACGTTCGGCAAGATGATGACGAAGATGCGCGGCATGGCGAGTGATTTCCGCCAGCAGTTCGATGAAGCGCTGAAGGAGGCCGATCTCGACGATGTTCGCAAGACGCTGAGCGACGCACAGAAGCTCAACCCGGCACATAGCCTGCGCGAGGCGATGAATCCGCTTCGCCAGATGGGCAACGACATCAAGGCCGATCTGCAGAAGGCGACGACCGTCGAGACGAAGCCGGTGGAACCGGCTGTGGCGCCCGCCGAAGTTCCGGCGGAAGCAGTCATTCCGCAGGAGCAGCCGAAAGCCGAGCCTGTCGCCGCTGCTGGAGGCGCCTCGACGGCCAAGCAGATGGATCGGGCTGCCGCCATCGCTGCTCCCGTTGAAGAACCAAGGGCGAAACGTGCTTCCAAGCCGAAGGCGGCTGCAGTCGGAGCCGCTGTCGCGGCTCCCGCGAAGACGACTGCGAAGAAGGTTAAGGGCGACGTTGCTACGGCCGTGAAGCCGGAATCTGCCACGGCTGCGCCGAAGAAGACCAAGAAAAAAGGTGACGCATGA
- the tatC gene encoding twin-arginine translocase subunit TatC yields MSGDIEDKPQPLMEHLIELRSRLIWAVGAFFAAFLVCFYFAKGLFDVLVQPFKWAVEWAGLDHRSVELIYTAPQEFFFTQIKVAMFSALVISFPVIASQVYKFVAPGLYKNERAAFLPFLIASPILFLMGGALVYFFFTPMVMWFFLAMEQHGGEGQVSIQLLPKVSEYLSLIMSLIFAFGLVFQLPVITTLLARVGFVTSQGLKDKRKYAIVIAFIAAAILTPPDPVSQIGLALPAILLYEISIYTARLVERQRTRDAQAREDAEAKENAG; encoded by the coding sequence ATGAGCGGCGATATCGAAGACAAGCCCCAGCCGCTGATGGAGCATCTGATCGAGCTGCGCTCGCGGCTTATCTGGGCGGTCGGCGCTTTTTTCGCGGCTTTCCTTGTCTGCTTCTATTTCGCCAAGGGCCTGTTCGATGTCCTCGTTCAGCCGTTCAAATGGGCGGTTGAGTGGGCCGGGCTCGATCATCGCAGCGTGGAGCTGATCTACACGGCGCCGCAGGAATTTTTCTTCACGCAGATCAAGGTCGCGATGTTCAGCGCCCTGGTGATCTCCTTTCCCGTCATCGCCTCGCAGGTCTACAAGTTCGTCGCTCCCGGCCTTTACAAGAACGAGCGGGCGGCCTTCCTGCCGTTTTTGATCGCGTCGCCAATCCTGTTTCTGATGGGGGGTGCGCTCGTCTATTTCTTCTTCACGCCGATGGTCATGTGGTTCTTCCTGGCGATGGAGCAGCATGGCGGCGAGGGGCAGGTATCGATCCAGCTTCTGCCCAAGGTTTCGGAATATCTGAGCCTGATCATGTCGTTGATTTTCGCCTTCGGTCTGGTGTTCCAGCTGCCGGTCATTACGACGCTCTTGGCGCGTGTCGGTTTCGTCACCTCGCAGGGGCTGAAGGACAAGCGCAAATACGCGATCGTCATCGCCTTCATTGCGGCGGCAATTCTGACCCCGCCGGATCCGGTTTCCCAGATCGGCCTTGCTCTCCCGGCCATCCTTCTCTACGAGATTTCGATCTATACGGCCCGACTCGTCGAGCGGCAACGGACACGCGACGCGCAAGCGCGCGAGGATGCCGAGGCGAAGGAAAACGCCGGCTGA
- the serS gene encoding serine--tRNA ligase: MLDIKWIRDNAEALDAALEKRGAEPLSAALISLDEKRRSLVQSLQDMQSRRNAASKEIGAAMAQKNNELAEKLKAEVAELKTTMPALEEDSRQTDSDLADALSRIPNIPLDDVPVGGDESGNVVKHSHGQKPGWNHKPKEHFEIGEALGWLDFEGAAKIAGSRFTIVKGQLARLERALGQFMLDLHTSEHDYLEVQPPLMTRDDAMYGTGQLPKFAEDLFKTTDGRWLIPTAEVPLTNMVREQILEADTLPLRFTALTPCFRSEAGSAGRDTRGMLRQHQFNKVELVSITDADSSIDEHERMTACAEEVLKRLGLHYRVMTLCTGDMGFGARKTYDLEVWLPGQDTYREISSCSVCGDFQGRRMNARYRTKDDKTLKFVHTLNGSGTAVGRALIAVIENYLNEDGSVTIPNVLLPYMGGLTKIEKAG, from the coding sequence ATGCTTGATATCAAATGGATTAGGGACAATGCCGAAGCCCTGGACGCGGCGCTTGAAAAGCGTGGTGCCGAGCCCCTGTCGGCCGCGCTGATCTCACTCGATGAAAAGCGCCGCTCCCTCGTTCAGTCGCTGCAGGACATGCAGTCGCGCCGCAACGCCGCCTCCAAGGAAATCGGCGCGGCAATGGCGCAGAAGAACAACGAACTTGCCGAAAAACTGAAGGCCGAAGTTGCCGAACTGAAGACCACCATGCCGGCGCTCGAAGAAGATAGCCGTCAGACGGATTCCGATCTTGCCGACGCCCTGTCGCGCATTCCCAATATTCCGCTGGATGATGTGCCGGTCGGCGGCGACGAAAGTGGTAACGTCGTCAAGCACAGCCATGGCCAGAAGCCCGGCTGGAACCACAAGCCGAAGGAACATTTCGAAATCGGCGAAGCGCTCGGCTGGCTCGATTTTGAAGGTGCGGCCAAGATTGCCGGCTCTCGCTTCACCATCGTCAAAGGCCAACTGGCGCGGCTCGAGCGGGCGCTCGGCCAGTTCATGCTCGACCTGCATACGAGTGAGCATGATTATCTGGAAGTCCAGCCGCCGCTAATGACGCGTGACGACGCCATGTACGGTACTGGCCAGCTTCCGAAATTCGCTGAGGACCTTTTCAAGACCACCGACGGCCGCTGGCTGATTCCGACTGCCGAGGTGCCGCTCACCAATATGGTGCGCGAGCAGATCCTCGAAGCTGACACGCTTCCGCTGCGCTTCACGGCGCTGACGCCCTGCTTCCGCTCGGAAGCGGGTTCGGCCGGCCGCGATACGCGCGGCATGCTGCGCCAGCACCAGTTCAACAAGGTGGAGCTCGTGTCGATCACCGATGCGGATAGCTCGATCGACGAACACGAGCGCATGACCGCCTGCGCTGAAGAGGTGCTGAAGCGTCTGGGGCTGCACTACCGCGTCATGACGCTCTGCACCGGTGACATGGGCTTTGGCGCACGCAAGACCTACGACCTTGAAGTCTGGCTGCCTGGGCAGGACACGTATCGCGAAATCTCGTCCTGCTCGGTCTGTGGCGATTTCCAGGGCCGGCGCATGAATGCGCGTTACCGGACGAAGGACGACAAGACGCTGAAATTCGTCCATACGCTGAACGGCTCGGGCACGGCCGTCGGGCGTGCACTCATCGCCGTCATCGAAAACTATCTGAATGAAGACGGATCGGTAACCATCCCGAACGTATTGTTGCCCTATATGGGCGGCCTCACCAAGATTGAAAAGGCCGGTTGA